The Rosa rugosa chromosome 1, drRosRugo1.1, whole genome shotgun sequence genomic sequence GTAGGCAATGAAGCTGTGGTTGAATCTGTTCAGAGGGTTGCTTTGTGTGTGAAAAGAAAAACATGGATATAATGGTGAAACAAAAGGTAAATCTTCGTTGGGATGCCGTGGGTTGGCCATTCTCTAGGACAGATGGATGGAAagaagtgtgtgtgtgtgtggaaatTTTAGTGGGTTGGAGATGGAGGACGGTTGGATAAGACcaatttttgggttttgtttggGGCTTCAGTTACTTCAAAACTCTTAAGATAGCTCCCTCTTTGCTATTCTTCATGACTGAAAGGGATAATTTGCTACAGTCTATTTATTTAGGAATGTTTTTTGGGCTGGGGGATTTTTGGTCTCAATTCAGTTCCATAATGGATAGGATTGATCTATGtcctctttttctctctgtCAGACATTTGTTAATCTAATTGTGGACTCTTTGTCTTGTTATGTAACCCTGATAGCCTTAACCATTGTTCAATGCTTCACAAAGAAAATGAGGAATTATTTTGTAATCACATCTAGAGTGCTGAACAGTCTAATGATCATATCTTCACTAGTCAATATTGAGAAggctttttttttcattgggTGGGGGACTGTTGGTCTCAACTCGGTTCCATTTTGGATAGGATTGATGTATGTTTGTTTCctctttttcttaatttgttTAGACATTTGTTAATCTTAAGTGTGGACTCACTTTTATGCTGTGCAACTCTGATGGCCCTTAGCTTATGTTCATTTCTTGTGGCTCTCGAGTGGTTTGGTATTGTGACTAGATTACATAACAGATACGTTACCGATTGTCATACTGTTGTTCTCTGGCATCGTTAAATAAACTTTTAAGAAAAAGAGCCCGTTGATTAACGTTTCTTTGACTAGATGTTCAAGTCATTTAGTAAACTGTGGTTTATACTGCAGGTTAGTAGCCAGAGGCTATCTATTGGGGTCACACCCAAAACGCGAAGGCTCCCAAAGCCTGGGGAGACCCTTTTATCTGTCCATGGATCCCCCCTTGGTGTTTACAAGGAAGATGATATGGAAGCCATAAATGGTATGAATCTCTTCCAATAGAGTATCTCTATCCTCTCTGTTTCTGATATCAGCACTGCAAATGTGCAAGTTGCCTGCTTGTCAAGAATCAAATTTTAATTGCGTTTTGAATTTCCAGTTTACCTGTTACACCCTATAGGACATCGTGGTGCATGTACCTTGCAGATGTGAAATGGATGGGGACTAATGTTATGTACGGGACGGTATAATGTCCCTTAAACTAGAAAATTTCATCTCCTTTGGTTTCTTTCTAACGTCTGGGCTGATGTGCAGAGTCAGAAGAGGGATGACTGGCTTCAAATTGCTCCTAAGTGACAGTCGATCAGGATGGAAGTCAACAGTATGCTACTTGCCAATCAAGATTTGTTTGTTTATGCTCATAGAACTGTGATAACGATCACTGTAATACCTAAAACATTCTCTCGTCTCTCTAATACCTTTGGGAATTTAGCTCTATCCCTCAAACTTACGTTCCTCATCTTTATATTGTAATAGCTTCAAGCCTTTATTGTAATTAGTTTTAGATTAGTGCTTCCACCGTCTAGTAGACTCTTTGTCTCTTATAACTTTCATCTTAATGTTCCTCATATAAgaaaacacttttttttttcttcttcatttgcTATTTTTGTTCCTTATATAAGTTAGCCAATGAAACCCTATAATCCTACATCTCTGAATAGGTATTTGACTTAAAACCAGAGCATAGACAGAGCATACAGTAATTAGTTGTATACTCCATTTTGATATCTGCTTTCTTATGATTGACATGTAGCCAGGAACTTTCAGATTTGCCTCAAAATTAAGGGACACGACGGCATTCTCTGAGTTCCATGGAGTATGATCAATTTTGACCATTCATCaacatctatttttttttgggtacacaatcactctttttttcatttttgttcgTTGGTTTTCATACCGTATCCCTTGCTAATCAAGTTAAACAAAGTTGATTCATTCCCATCGAGTGAGTTGAAAATTGTTTGTTTGGTGGATAAATGAAAATTATCCATGTAGGCCCAGAAAGAAAGTAGGGGAATATTTAGAGCAaattcacccgttgggtcaccgggtcacctactattcactgctttttagtgtatattttcattctctgggtcatgaaatacactgtgccTGTGACCCAggacacgaaatacactgtacaggtcaccatggtgacccagaacactgtacaaggtgacccagggcacgaaatacactgtgctcgtgacccagatggtgaaattaacactaaaaagcagtgaatagtgggtgacctggtgacctaatgggtgaacttgctcttagagttCTCTGTCATATCATATATGCCGTCCTAATTCCAATAATGCTATCATAAAACGGATCGACCCTATATTTTAAAGTGCTTGGATCTTTCATTCATCCAAATATAACCAGCTAAGTTGTTCTTCACTTATCACAAAGGAAACAAAGATTAGTTAGTGATTGTCCATTGTTAATGTCACGCTTCCTCGATAACCACTTCAGTTTAGACGTTTAGTATTAGTTTACACTCAGCTTGTGACAAGAAACTCATAAACAACTAAAGATAATTCTCGTCCCATATCTATCAATATTTTGGTTCAATTATTATATGAAGTTTCTGTTTCATGAAGTGCAGTAACAATAGTAAACTTGACATCTTGCATTGATCTTAACTAGAAGTGTGTCTTTTACTTCGTCTTCAGTCCTTTGGATAAGTCCTTAAAGATCCTAATATCCTATTGTGAGAGGTGGCACTTGCTGCTCGACCAATTCATGTAGTTATTTGACAAAGACTAAAAAACAAGTCATAGAAATTGTAACTACAACTCCTGAAACATGACAGAATTATGACTAAGAACCATATAAGTAGTGAGATACCAAATTGCTTTTATAAATACTTGGAAGTTTGATGAATCAATACTCTATATTTAAACTGCTTGACCATTTTGAGCATACTAGCTAGCTCATTGACCATAGTTGTGTAGATTAGCTATTCATGGGTTGGATTTGGGCAATTGGGTTGCTTGCTATTGTTTATGTACTGCAAGCATGGATTTCCAAAAGCAATAACAAGAAGATCAAAAAATTACCTCCCGGTCCAAGAGGGTTTCCTATTCTCGGAAACCTCCTCATGTTAGGGGAGTTCCCTCATGTCGATCTTCACCGACTAGCCCAAAAGCACGGTGACATCATGCACCTGCGCTTAGGCCTGGTGCCTACCATTGTTGTCTCATCCCCTCAAGCGGCTGAGTTGTTTCTAAAAACGCACGACCTAGCTTTTGCCACGAGGCCACCACATGAAGCTGCAAAGCACATTTCTTATGGCCAAAGGAACTTATCCTATGCCGAGTATGGGTCTTATTGGCGCACCATTCGCAAGATGTGCACCCTTGAATTACTCAGCAACCATAAAATCAATTCTTTCAAGTCCATGAGGAAAGAAGAGCTTGATCTTTTCATTAACTTCATCCGAGAGGCTTCCCACGATCATGCTACTGTTGATCTCAGCGCCAAGGTTTCATCTCTCAATGCAGACATGACGTGCCGAATGGTGTTTGGAAAGAAGTACATGGATAAGGAATTTGATGAGAAGGGTTTCCAGGCTTGGATTCAAGAGGGTATGCATCTAGCAGGCACCCCCAACTTTGGAGATTACCTTCCTTTTCTTGCTCCATTTGACCTCCAGGGTTTAACTAAGCGAATGAAGGCTGTTAGCAAGGTGTTTGATGACTTTTTTGAGAAGATCATTGACGAGCACATCGAATCTCAGGATGATCCAGAAAGGACCAAAGACTTTGTCGATGTCATGTTGGGTTTCATGGGATCGCAAGAATCTGAGTACAAAATTGAACGCTCCAATATCAAAGCCATAATTCTGGTAAGTCTTGCGTTTATATATCAATTATCATAGAGTCTAGCAGTATATTTAACATGTTATATCTGTTGCATAGACTATCAATTAATCAATGCTATCACTCATCTAGTGacacatttatttattttttttaattttttttttttttttttgtgataatTACTGATACTGTGGGAATGGGATTTGTAGTTGGAACTCGACCGTAGGGTTAATGCTAACTATTAGTCCAGTAGAACTTAAAATATGTGGATAACCAAACGTACGCTTCACTACTTTAGCCTGAAATTCAAATCCACTTAAATCATTAGTGCCTATTTTGATGTATCTTCATTTATGCCATATGTAATAAGTAACACAAGTCTGCAAACTAATTTCCTCGCAGGACATGGTTGCCGGTGCAATGGACACGTCAGCAACGGCAATTGAGTGGACACTTTCCGAACTCATTAGGCACCCTCGGGTGATGAAGAAAGTCCAGAAAGAGTTAGAAGATGTAGTAGGCATGGAGAGAATGGTGGATGAATCAGACTTGGAGAAGTTAGAGTACTTGAACATGGTGTTGAAGGAAAACATGAGGCTACATCCAGTTGCTCCATTGTTGATCCCCCATGCAGCCATTGAAGACTGCATTGTTAACGGCTTCCACATACCCCAAAAATCGCACGTCATCGTAAATATTTGGGCAGTTGGGAGAGACCCTAGTGCTTGGACTGATCCAGACAGGTTCATACCGGAAAGGTTTGCCGGTAGTAATATAGATCTCCGTGGACGGGACTTCCAACTCCTTCCATTTGGTTCTGGTCGAAGAGGTTGCCCTGGAATGCATCTAGGGCTAACCGTGGTCCTTCTGGTGGTGGCGCAACTTATGCATTGCTTTAATTGGAAACTTCCGGATAATATGTTGCCAAGTGAGTTGGACATGACTGAGGAGTTTGGTCTAACAGTTCCAAGGGCCAAACATCTACTAGCCATTCCTACTTATCGTCTCCGACAACAATAACGTTCCTGTATGATGTCTGATGTCCTTGTACAACAGTTTCTTTGCTTTTCATCGAAACAAATAATCCATGTTGTTCTTCGATCCTTTCATGATATTGGGAGTCTTACAGTACTTATTGTGTATTGAATAGTGGGGCTCATCGTATTACAAACATATAAATGTAGGCAATGCAGTTATCCAGGTCGAAAGACATGCATGTTTTTTCGACATACATGTTTGAAACACGTCATAAGTTGAATATTATTGTCTAATAGTAATTACTAATTTACAATATTAGAAATGaacataaaaacttaaaaagatAAGCAAGTTGGGAGTTAAACTAGGTAGTGTAAGCTAGCGAACAACGGAAGGCTATCAAGGGGTCACCTGATTTGAATTTACTAGAAAGTgctcccgcgcgatgctgcgggttaaattttgttttctccACAAATCATGATGTACGTAATATAATCACAATTATAAGCTAAGAAAAATTAATTCAAAATGTTATAAACATATTACAAAAGCTGGTATTTTAACCAAGGTTGTAAAGAGAAAGATTAAGCAAACACCTGGTATTTTAACCAAGCTGGTATCAAGTTTCTACAATGGGGATTTACCACTGATCTAATTCATTGGCAGACTCAAATGCATCTTCAACTGAAGACTCATCTGCAAATCCATGGACTGTACATACAAAATCCCAGTTAACTTGATCATGCAAAAGATGCAATAactgtaaaataaaaaagagaaggaaatatACAAACCACCTTGAAATAGTTAATTACAGTTTGTTTATCTTCTTAGGTATGAACAAACCAAATCCCAAAACctaccaaaaaaagaagaaaaaaaaaagaagaaggataaAGCTTTACATAACCATATTAAAACTACAGACCTTATATTGCAACAAACAGAATTGAAACTTTTTGCTATCTTAAAAGATTCGTGGATTCGTTGATTGTAACATGCTCATAGGTTTCGAGATTAGAATCAAAAGTATTTTCTTTCTACTTTTCTAGTAATGAAGCTTAGTTCCACTGACTTATCCCTACAGACCAAAACTCATCAACTTCAATATCAAAAACCTGCATTTGCGTAGGAAATTATATAGATATGAGGATAATAAATCTAAATGAACAATTCTTGGATCCACCCCCGGGTGAACCTGCTTGTTCACCCCCCTCCCAACCTACCAATCAGAAATAGCCACATATATTTTGAGTAAAGAAATAAAACTCTAGCTTAACTatttataaaagaaataataaaaaataaaaacagaattCCAACTCAATTAAGGAACGGACGTTAGCTAACGCCGTTCCCAAATCCATATCGTGCTCTTGGCCAGGACGAAGAAAAGAGGAAGTTTTGAAACCTAGCGACCAAAAGTCAATCCATACTGACTGAAGCTGCAACTATGGATACCATCTCTGACAAGGATGAAGAACAGATTGCGCTTGGACAGGAGGTGATATTTATATCAGCATATATATGGTTTCGATCAAGTCATACGGTTCAAGGAATTCATGATTAAGCTTTCATATTTTGTTTATATCAGCACATGGTTTCGATTAAGtcatctccttcttctttttatttttttattttttttttattagtcaATTGAATATGGTTATATTGATTATACATATACAACTATATGATTGAAACCATTGAGTACACAACGTAGTGGCAGAACAATGCTATAGCTTTAACTCTTTGGTTATACTTGTATAGTAATTTATATCATTGATCAGTTATGATTCTTGTGTTTCTTTTAAAcaatattttgattttgatgttgtctaGAGTTGGAAGCTTGGAATTTAAATGCTCTCAGTAAAGTAAGAAGTGTGATCATGATTTCTGGAATCTCATTCCTATTGTGAAAATTTGGAACCACTTTTGAAGCAATTGATACCTGTCTCTCAAAGTCATATTGCATATATGGATTGTTTTATATCTCCACTTTGTCTGTGGTGTTGCTCGAGAGCATTTGGTAAAATTTGATGCTTCAGAGCAAACAATAACTTGTAGTTGCATGAAGTTTAATTTTGTTGGGATTTTATGCCGTCATGCATTGAAAGTGTTGGATAGGAAGAACGTGGGAAGAATCCCTCCTACTTGCATATTAAATCAATGGAGTAAAGAAGCTAAGGCAAGAAGCATCACTTGTTATCATGGACCAAAGACTAATGAAAATCTCAAGCAGTCGATTGGAAAGCGCGCGGTACAGCCATTTGTGTCGTAATTATCGTGAGATTGCATCCTTTGCCGCAGAACATGAGGAATTAACAACATATGCAGATGAATATGCCATCGAGTTGCTTAAAAAtttggaagaaaagaagaagaaacttttGAAAGAAGATGCATGGGTGATTCAAACTTCAGATGTTGGAGCTTTGGAAGGTGAAGTATCAAATGCACGTGGAGTTAAAAGAAAAGCTACTGTTGGacgaccaaaaaaataaaaaagaagatgaaattgatCATACAAACAactgaccaaaaaaataaaaaagaagaagatgaaatgtCAGCTGTCGAAGCTAATAGGTTCTAGAGTAAACTATCATGTACTATATGTATAATAAACTGAGATGGAATTGTCGAACATTAGAACAAGAAGAGTCATAATTGATCAAGCTAATAGAATACGATATATGATAATCGACTGaccaacaaaaaagaagaaggagatgatCGACCGAAcataagaacaagaaaaatcaaaactgaTTAAACATATAAAACGTAAACCAAATTCAAAGGCTAAAGAAAAGAAACCCCAAATAAAAATTACCTCAGTCCAATTAGCGCAATCTGTTCTTCGTCCTTGTCAGAGATGGTATCCAAAGgctaaagaaaagaaacagaaaccCCAAATGAAAATTACCTCAATCCTTGTCAAAGATGGTATCCATAGTTGCAGCTTCAGTCAGTATGGATTGACTTTTGGTCGCTAGGTTTCAAAACTTCCTCTGTTCTTTGTCCTGGCCAAGAGCACGATATGGATTTGGGAACGGACGTTAGCTAACGCCGTTCCTTAATTGAGTTGgaattatgtttttattttttattatttcttttataaatAGTTAAGCTAGAGTTTTATTTCTTTACTCAAAATATATGTGGCTATTTCTGATTGGTAGGTTGGGAGAGGGGTGAACAAGCAGGTTCACCCGGGGGTGGATCCAATAATTGTTCAATCTAAATTGGTCTTAGAGTGAACTGAGTGGTCATTAAACCAAAATGTATAAGTGCAGAAAGTAGCACTACAAACTCAAGAACAGCTAATATCAGAAGAATATTTACAAATGAGTTGTAGACCTATTCTGATAGTACCATGAgccaaaatgaagaaaaaataaaaataattttcgAACCAAGACCATGAATCACTCCATAAACCAATTTTCCAAGAGGAACAACCAACTTCTTAACAATACCATGAAATTAACCTCCACAGGCAACCAACTGAAAGCACATCAATAATGCAATGCAAACACTAACTCATAATCGTTATGGGAAGTTGGGTAATGTTTGTAACATATTAGGTTCAAGCTTCAGAACTGAGTAACCTCACTGTTAAAACTGGAAGGGAAAAGGGAAGAACCTTTTTAGGGCAATGTATTACAGTTTAGAAACACTACATGACTGATTCCAATAAACAGAGCTACAAAAATTACGTACTGAACAACGTGAAGTTGATAAGAAATACAGATCATTAACATTGAGTAGAAATCACCGTGGAAAATCAATTTGATCGTGCAGAAATAATTGAGATAATTAAGTACAATTCAAACAACAGGAAAGAATAAGAAACTAAGAATAGTAAGTGCACCCTCACTAAGCACTTCCGATACGGTTACTCCAACTACAAATAACCATTTAAACTGATGTAATCATTACACAATACTATATCACACAGATCACGTATGAATTACATTGGCATATGTAACAGATCATATAAATCATCTGGGTCGATTACTGTTAAGTAGGCGTGAGCCAGAGAAAGCAAGGAGCTGTACACAAACAAATGAAGACATGTTTTAGTAAGAAGACAGGTTTTAGTAAAAAGAAGAGAACGGGGAAAGactaaaaacaaatcaaaatttgagaaactCATCTGGAATGGATTCAACCCTCCAATCTTTTGTGTACACGTCATCTTCTCCCATGGTTTTTAAACTACGTCAAGCCCTAAATCTCTTCTGGCTTTTGGGATTATAAAGCTGCAAACTTGAGAATCAGGTCCAACCCTGAAACTGAATCAAACATACAAATCTTTCGCATCAGTAACAATTTTCTTCAATAGGAAAATGTATTAAGCAAAAAACCAACAAATGTTCTTTCCCAAATCAAAACACATACCAGAAATCCAGAACATCAATTCTGAGAGGGAAAGTTATTGTTGCGTTTTCTCCTCACAACATTTCTCAATAAATGTGTCTGCCCCTTAGGAACCACTCGTTTGCAAACTCCCACCAGTTTGGATCAACCTTCCTGAATCCCTGCACATCGATTCAATGATTTTAGAGACCAAAATTAAATCTCTACAAAGACTTTCCTCTCAATTAGAAAACTTCATAGGGTGTCCgaaaattcaaaacatatacCCAATCACAATTAACTGGAAATCCTATTCTACTGAAAATTGTTTTTACTTCAACAACAACACTTGGTTTACTTAAGGGCGTTTGTGACCCATTATTTGACCATATAACAAAGAACACTCATATCAGAACTCAGTAGTTACAGTGAGCTCCAGTGTATAATGCAATTAAAGTGGCCAGACGTTTTTGCCTATGCCTCCTACCAGCTCTTTTACGGATTGAAAAGATTGAAAGCAAAGAGTCCCTAGTCGAAGGCAAATTGAAAAGATTATTCGCAATAGCTTGAACTAACTCACTACCTCTTGCAATACATTCCTTCACTAATTACCCAATCCTCCAGACATTTTCAATGGTGCAGAGCCTACATGCTAGCCTATGAGCAGAGTATTAATTTCAATATCAAAATCCTATCCAAAACCAATACCCTACTATTCAAACAATTCATATTGATAAAAATCCAAACTTTGACAAAACTTGaggaaaaaaaagtaaaacccAGTGCCGTAGTTGTAGATTAAGCTTGAAAGATATGAACTTTGAGTTCAGTAACCATTTTTATATAAGTTCTGGGAAGCAAAAACCCACAAAACCCAGTACCatacaaaaatcaaaacaataaacaaacaaaaaaattcaaaaaaaaaaaaaaaaaaaacaaacaaaccttGAAGAAGGGTTGGAGGGAAATTGATGATGAAGGTCAACAGCCATGGGATTAACCAGGTCGATTTGAAATGCCGTGGTTTCGGTCTTCATCGCTGCGAGCTCTGTTTTGGTTAAGCAGCTCAAAACTTAAAAGCtgcagaagaaaagagaaagaaacagagGCTTCCTCTGTCGCTCTCCGCCTCTCTCTCACCTTTCGATAGGCTACCAACACCTGGACTGGGTAATTACGCAAAAGAGGAGGCAGGGGCAATTCGTAAGAAAGAACAGAGAGGAGGCGGCAGAACCCTCtcaatctcttcttttctttcttcccaCTCTGTGTCGGCAGAAGTGCAGAACCCACCCAACAATTCAGCAAACTTGGTTATACGGCcgtagaagaaagaagaaaccgaTGGAAGCATCTACTATACCTGGGTCAATGGCAGCGGGTTTCTTATGGATTCTTTCAAGTGGTTCGAAAAAAGGTGCATCGACGGAGAATTatatcaga encodes the following:
- the LOC133724379 gene encoding cytochrome P450 71AU50-like, translating into MGWIWAIGLLAIVYVLQAWISKSNNKKIKKLPPGPRGFPILGNLLMLGEFPHVDLHRLAQKHGDIMHLRLGLVPTIVVSSPQAAELFLKTHDLAFATRPPHEAAKHISYGQRNLSYAEYGSYWRTIRKMCTLELLSNHKINSFKSMRKEELDLFINFIREASHDHATVDLSAKVSSLNADMTCRMVFGKKYMDKEFDEKGFQAWIQEGMHLAGTPNFGDYLPFLAPFDLQGLTKRMKAVSKVFDDFFEKIIDEHIESQDDPERTKDFVDVMLGFMGSQESEYKIERSNIKAIILDMVAGAMDTSATAIEWTLSELIRHPRVMKKVQKELEDVVGMERMVDESDLEKLEYLNMVLKENMRLHPVAPLLIPHAAIEDCIVNGFHIPQKSHVIVNIWAVGRDPSAWTDPDRFIPERFAGSNIDLRGRDFQLLPFGSGRRGCPGMHLGLTVVLLVVAQLMHCFNWKLPDNMLPSELDMTEEFGLTVPRAKHLLAIPTYRLRQQ